The following proteins are co-located in the Paenibacillus sp. JNUCC32 genome:
- a CDS encoding response regulator transcription factor, producing MQHVKTVKMLIVDDEPVICQGLHYTIDWADYGVEVVAEAYDGNEALQVVQEHEIDLVLTDIRMEGMDGLQLAKELKLRHPQIRVIMISGYEEFEYARQAIKLDVTDYLLKPVDIDELVAAVTGIVEDIRNQDIRVDGSSKDAELWLSDMAAHNETSLAKAVPGDLVNGAEYKLMATQLEKFSNLAASVSEQDLTMLQHVWIRTVRENLETSGIRQVSVFVHKNLLLTLLMTDQPRPKRQWDEILQAMLDAWPEEHRLYGAVSDAYASLDQTAAICSQVRALLPYYALEQRPLLDREYKSEVDNGRAKHDFDSADMVSKLSVALFKQDAEMLEELIDGMFRFFRDQRYLLTDMVNVCDELSIMLRQRLRQSGLTQLEHGLERTIDLEVFNHPDAIRLAISTEVFDLLQLIDRVGIDRSFWIIEKAKKYMADHYLSDLKASEVAAYLKITPSYFSNIFKQSTGKSFSEYMNELRINEARKLLLTTQDKVFEIADRVGYKEYKYFVSVFKLYTGMTPKKYRVLNIKE from the coding sequence ATGCAACACGTGAAGACAGTAAAAATGCTGATCGTTGACGATGAACCGGTGATCTGTCAGGGCTTGCACTATACCATTGACTGGGCGGATTATGGAGTCGAGGTCGTCGCCGAGGCTTATGACGGCAATGAAGCTTTGCAGGTGGTGCAGGAACACGAGATTGATCTGGTTCTGACGGACATCCGAATGGAGGGAATGGACGGGCTTCAGCTTGCTAAGGAGCTGAAGCTCCGTCATCCTCAGATTCGGGTCATCATGATCAGCGGTTATGAGGAATTCGAGTATGCCCGCCAAGCCATCAAGCTTGATGTAACCGATTACTTGTTGAAGCCCGTCGATATTGACGAATTGGTGGCCGCCGTGACCGGAATCGTGGAAGACATTCGCAACCAAGATATCCGTGTCGACGGATCATCGAAGGATGCCGAGCTGTGGCTTTCCGACATGGCAGCGCATAATGAAACTTCATTGGCCAAGGCGGTGCCCGGCGATTTAGTAAACGGTGCCGAATATAAACTCATGGCTACGCAGCTGGAGAAGTTCTCGAACCTTGCAGCTTCCGTATCGGAACAGGATTTAACGATGCTGCAGCATGTATGGATCCGAACGGTTCGTGAAAACCTCGAAACCAGCGGAATTCGTCAAGTATCCGTGTTTGTGCATAAAAATCTGCTGTTGACCCTGCTGATGACGGATCAGCCGCGCCCGAAGCGGCAGTGGGATGAAATTCTGCAGGCGATGCTGGATGCCTGGCCGGAAGAGCATCGTTTGTATGGCGCGGTATCGGATGCTTACGCTTCCCTGGACCAAACGGCAGCCATCTGCTCGCAGGTGCGAGCGTTATTGCCTTATTATGCCTTGGAACAGCGCCCCTTGCTGGATCGAGAATATAAGTCCGAGGTGGATAACGGCCGGGCCAAGCACGATTTCGACAGTGCCGACATGGTCTCGAAACTGTCCGTGGCATTATTCAAGCAGGATGCCGAAATGCTGGAAGAGCTAATCGACGGCATGTTCCGATTCTTCCGGGATCAGCGGTACCTGTTGACGGATATGGTGAACGTGTGTGATGAACTGTCCATCATGCTGCGGCAGCGACTTCGTCAAAGCGGCCTGACCCAGCTGGAGCATGGCCTGGAGAGAACGATCGACCTGGAGGTGTTCAATCATCCCGACGCGATTCGTCTGGCGATATCCACCGAAGTGTTTGATCTGCTGCAGCTGATCGACAGGGTCGGCATCGACAGATCGTTCTGGATCATTGAGAAGGCCAAGAAGTATATGGCGGATCATTATCTGAGCGACCTGAAAGCGTCGGAAGTGGCAGCGTATTTAAAGATTACGCCCAGCTACTTCAGCAATATTTTTAAACAAAGCACGGGAAAAAGCTTCAGCGAATACATGAACGAATTGCGCATCAACGAGGCGAGAAAGCTGCTGCTGACGACGCAGGACAAGGTGTTTGAGATTGCCGACCGCGTCGGTTACAAAGAATACAAGTATTTTGTATCCGTCTTCAAACTGTACACGGGCATGACGCCCAAGAAATATCGGGTCTTGAATATCAAAGAATGA
- a CDS encoding sensor histidine kinase, producing the protein MRSSLGWIGNYGLKQKALVIFLFFVILPTLGVGVLAQDKLNEVLRGQFIQSSQRSLEIVTNQLEEQTAMIEDIADYLILSNDMRQYLRLDPPPESGRAEQLKQNLEGFLTFQLMSKNYIKSISITGFNGNSIEMGEPIHGNEESWNRLADEHKGGIVWSNGYPSTSGWYGEVNLVSLFRVLNSYDEITLPLARLVIRMDEASILKQLQRGLTRDEGMVFIVNAEGQIVLPSKELLSLDIGDGKAITDIITAGTMGSSTYRHDGEAYLTFHQRMENTDWTIVSMVPKAALDQDVRGVSILMQVILIGILLLGLSALIGFHYTIIRPILRLKIETNRVKLGDFNARVPIRSKDEISELNRRFNDMVSTIQELIEHKYKLELRERESELRLLQEQMDPHFLYNTLDMIRWTARLEKAVESSQLIEILSRFLRSSLNNGHYETSLAKEMEFVRSYLYLQQRRLGRKLKYALYMEYDLANSLTLKATIQPLVENFLKHGLDRREPVARITVIAYKREDEIWIDVQDNGRGMDDSTLEEVRESLRIGVQAGRTRGALSNIHERLYLFFGERYGLEVIEASSQGTLIRLKLPYSETYGGESYDATREDSKNADR; encoded by the coding sequence ATGCGCAGCAGTTTGGGCTGGATCGGGAATTATGGTCTGAAACAGAAGGCTCTGGTCATTTTCCTCTTTTTTGTCATTCTGCCTACGCTGGGGGTCGGCGTCCTGGCCCAAGACAAGCTGAACGAAGTGCTGCGCGGCCAATTTATCCAATCAAGCCAACGCAGCCTGGAGATCGTAACGAACCAGCTGGAAGAACAAACGGCCATGATCGAGGATATCGCCGATTATTTGATATTGAGCAATGACATGCGCCAATACCTGCGCCTTGATCCACCGCCAGAGAGCGGGAGGGCGGAGCAGTTGAAGCAGAATCTCGAAGGATTCCTGACGTTTCAGCTCATGTCCAAAAACTATATCAAATCCATTTCGATTACCGGGTTTAACGGCAATTCCATTGAGATGGGCGAGCCGATTCACGGCAACGAAGAGTCTTGGAACCGGCTGGCGGACGAGCATAAAGGCGGAATCGTGTGGAGCAACGGCTATCCTTCCACCAGCGGCTGGTATGGTGAAGTAAACCTCGTCTCATTGTTCCGGGTTCTGAATTCCTATGACGAGATCACGCTCCCGCTGGCTAGGCTCGTCATCCGCATGGATGAAGCCAGTATTCTTAAACAGCTGCAGCGGGGGTTGACGAGGGACGAAGGCATGGTGTTCATTGTGAATGCCGAAGGACAAATCGTACTGCCCTCCAAAGAATTGCTATCCTTGGATATCGGCGATGGGAAAGCGATTACGGATATCATAACCGCCGGGACGATGGGCTCTTCCACGTACCGACACGACGGGGAAGCGTATTTGACATTTCATCAACGGATGGAGAATACCGATTGGACGATCGTTTCCATGGTGCCCAAGGCTGCGTTGGATCAGGATGTACGCGGCGTATCCATCTTGATGCAGGTTATTCTCATCGGAATTCTCCTGTTGGGCTTATCGGCCTTGATCGGGTTCCACTATACGATTATCAGGCCGATCCTGCGCCTGAAGATTGAGACCAATCGCGTAAAGCTCGGCGATTTCAACGCTCGGGTCCCCATTCGTTCCAAGGATGAGATTTCCGAGCTGAACCGCAGGTTTAACGATATGGTCTCCACGATTCAGGAACTGATCGAGCATAAATACAAGCTGGAACTGAGGGAGCGCGAATCCGAGCTGCGCCTGCTGCAGGAGCAGATGGATCCGCATTTTCTCTATAATACGCTGGATATGATCCGCTGGACCGCCAGGCTGGAGAAGGCCGTCGAGTCCAGCCAGCTCATCGAAATTTTGTCCCGATTCCTGCGTTCCAGTCTGAACAATGGCCATTATGAGACCAGCCTTGCTAAAGAAATGGAATTCGTACGCTCCTATTTGTATTTGCAGCAGAGACGGCTGGGGCGTAAACTGAAATATGCGCTGTACATGGAATATGATCTGGCGAATTCGCTTACCTTGAAGGCTACCATTCAGCCTTTGGTCGAGAATTTTCTCAAGCATGGCCTTGATCGGCGCGAGCCGGTCGCCAGGATAACGGTCATCGCGTATAAGCGGGAGGATGAGATTTGGATCGACGTGCAGGATAACGGCCGGGGTATGGACGATTCTACTTTGGAAGAAGTCAGGGAATCCCTGCGAATCGGAGTCCAAGCCGGCCGCACACGAGGTGCGCTCAGCAACATTCATGAACGTTTATACCTATTTTTCGGAGAACGCTACGGACTGGAAGTGATTGAGGCTTCATCGCAAGGAACCTTGATTCGCCTCAAGCTTCCATATTCTGAAACCTACGGTGGTGAATCGTACGATGCAACACGTGAAGACAGTAAAAATGCTGATCGTTGA